A segment of the Candidatus Sumerlaea chitinivorans genome:
GACGCCCGTGTCCGCCCTGATTCACGCGGCGACCATGGTGGCAGCGGGCGTCTACCTGATGGCGCGCTCTTACCTTCTTCTAACGCCCGAAACGTTCCTCGTAATTGCGTATATCGGCGGCTTCACAGCGATTTTTGCGGCCACAATCGGCGTCGTCATGGACGACATCAAGAAGGTGCTCGCTTACTCCACGGTCTCGCAGCTCGGCTACATGATGCTCGGGCTGGGTGTGGGTGGCTTTGTGGCAACCGGTTATACGGCCGGTGTTTATCACCTCACGACTCACGCCTTCTTCAAAGCGTGCCTGTTCTTGGGCTCGGGGAGCGTGATTCATGCACTGCATTCGCAGTCGCTGTCCGAAATGGGCGGGCTGCGCAAGAAGATGCCGATCACCTTTGTGACCTTCCTCGTGGCTACGCTGGCGCTTACGGGGCTGCCGCCATTTTCTGGCTTCTACACGAAGGATTCCATTATTGCAGCCGCAATCGAACTTGGGCTGAAGGAACCCAAGCACGCTCTCCTGCCGCTGTTTGCAGTCATGGCTGCGTTCTTCACTGCGTTCTATATGTTTCGTCTGATCTTCTTGGCCTTTTTCGGCACCCCCCGCAATCACCATGCTTTTGAGCACGCTCATGAGAGCCCGTGGGTGATGACCGTGCCGCTCATGCTCTTGGCCGTGCTGAGCATCTATCCCGTTGGCGGTGGAGCGGGAAACTGGTTCTGGAGTCGCAATCCAACTCCCTCCATCGAATCTTTTGCAGAGCATTACGGCCCCTCGACCATCGTTTCAAAGGAAGCGATGGAGCACGGTCCTCAGCCCGCGTTCGCGTCGACGCTCACAACGTGGCAAAAAGAAGAAGCTGCAGGAGACATGCATGAGGAGCATCTTGCCCACCAAGCGCATCAATACGCGGTTGCTGCGAGCTTAGGAGTGTTCGCGCTCGGTGTATTGCTGGCGTGGCTGGTCTATATCCGGCGTTGGATTGATCCCGCGCGGGTGGCAGCTCGCTTCGCCTTCCTTTATCGGCTGCTGTGGAACAAGTATTATGTCGATGAATTCTACGCTTTGGTGGTGATTCGGCCTTTCCTTGCCCTCTGCCGCACAGTTGCCCGATTCGACCTGAGGGTCATCGATGGAATTGTGAACTTCACTGGGCTCTTTACACGATTTTTGGCGTGGCTTGTTGGCATTCACGACCGGGTGGTTGTAGATGGCCTCGTCAATGGCGTCGCGGACGCTGTCGCTGCGGGGGGCAAAAATCTCAGCCGGCTACAAACAGGCCGGGTAGGGGCATATTTGGCGGGGTTGACCGTTGGGGTGGTGCTGATCGCTGGATTTATGTTTTGGATGATAGGAAGGTAAAATGTTCAGTACCCATTTACTAAGCTGGATTGTCTTCTTGCCCCTCGTGGGCATGGCGATCATGGCTTTGATCCCTGCGAAGCGAGGCGACCAAGCGATACGATATGTTTCCTTGCTGACGAGCTTCGCAGTCTTCGCACTAAGCTGCCTCCTCCTCTACCGTTTCTATCACCTACCACCCGAGGTGCGTTCAAGCTGCATCGGGATTCCGGGGGCCCAATTCCCCGAGGGAGCGACCTCGCTATTCGAAGAGAAGTTCCCGTGGATCAAAGAGTACAACATTTGGTATCATCTGGGGGCGGATGGCCTCAGCGTCATCCTCGTGTTCCTCACCGGATTGCTCTCCTTTCTGGCCGTGTTTGCAGCGTGGAACATCGAAAAGGCCGTTAAGGGTTTCCACATGATGTACATGCTGCTCATCACGGGCATGATGGGGGTGTTTGTGGCTCTCGATCTCTTCCTGTTCTACGTGTTCTGGGAAGTCATGCTCCTGCCAATGTACTTCCTGATTGGAATCTGGGGAGGGCCACGCAAGGAGTACGCCGCCATCAAGTTCTTCCTCTATACCCTTGCTGGTTCGGTACTCATGCTGATTGCCATTATCGTGCTTTACATGAAGTACCGCACGTTCTCGATTCCGGAGCTCATCCATCTTGCGCCATTCAAAGAGCATCTTGTTGTCGCGCATTTGCTGTGGTTGGCCTTCTTCATCGCTTTCGCAATCAAGATTCCAATGTTCCCATTCCACACGTGGTTGCCCGATGCACACGTGGAAGCCCCGACCGCAATTTCGGTCATCCTCGCGGGTGTCTTGCTTAAGCTTGGCGGCTACGGAATCCTGCGGATCAACTTCCCGATGTTTGTCAGCTCAACTGCGGCATTCCTTGGGCTGATCGCCCTGTTTGGCGTGATCAATATCATCTACGGCGCGTTGTGCGCGATGGCACAGAAGGATTTCAAGAAACTGGTCGCCTATTCATCGGTCTCACACATG
Coding sequences within it:
- a CDS encoding NADH-ubiquinone oxidoreductase chain M is translated as MFSTHLLSWIVFLPLVGMAIMALIPAKRGDQAIRYVSLLTSFAVFALSCLLLYRFYHLPPEVRSSCIGIPGAQFPEGATSLFEEKFPWIKEYNIWYHLGADGLSVILVFLTGLLSFLAVFAAWNIEKAVKGFHMMYMLLITGMMGVFVALDLFLFYVFWEVMLLPMYFLIGIWGGPRKEYAAIKFFLYTLAGSVLMLIAIIVLYMKYRTFSIPELIHLAPFKEHLVVAHLLWLAFFIAFAIKIPMFPFHTWLPDAHVEAPTAISVILAGVLLKLGGYGILRINFPMFVSSTAAFLGLIALFGVINIIYGALCAMAQKDFKKLVAYSSVSHMGYVLLGMAALNGEGMNGAVFQMFNHGLSSAMMFLLVGVIYDRAHHREIERFGGLGLQMPRYLTLAIIGFFASLGLPGFSGFISEVMVFLGAFKANSTTAFPQLGNVVFDMKLLTIIGCAGVVLGAAYLLYTIQRVYLGPPRKEYEGFPDLQPREYAALVPLGALALLLGVLPHLALDVFGGTMNQMLTLWKTEGAASLATAIEFFRSFGQL
- a CDS encoding NADH-ubiquinone oxidoreductase chain L, which codes for MELASLRPHVLLIPSLPIVGFALVSLFGRRLPRKGDWLATGIMGVVLGLSLYVFYHVFRQAAVHASLRLVVPWFDLSGGGRAMPIGALVDNLSAVMIVVVSTVSFLVHLYSIGYMHGDAKYVRFFAALQLFSAAMLGLVLSDNLFTLYISWEIMGFCSYLLIGHYFEKPSAANACLKAFMTTRIGDVLMFVGILIIFWKVGSLRFSDIFEAVRNGTLAGSWQLWAGLLLFGGAMGKSAQFPLHVWLPDAMEGPTPVSALIHAATMVAAGVYLMARSYLLLTPETFLVIAYIGGFTAIFAATIGVVMDDIKKVLAYSTVSQLGYMMLGLGVGGFVATGYTAGVYHLTTHAFFKACLFLGSGSVIHALHSQSLSEMGGLRKKMPITFVTFLVATLALTGLPPFSGFYTKDSIIAAAIELGLKEPKHALLPLFAVMAAFFTAFYMFRLIFLAFFGTPRNHHAFEHAHESPWVMTVPLMLLAVLSIYPVGGGAGNWFWSRNPTPSIESFAEHYGPSTIVSKEAMEHGPQPAFASTLTTWQKEEAAGDMHEEHLAHQAHQYAVAASLGVFALGVLLAWLVYIRRWIDPARVAARFAFLYRLLWNKYYVDEFYALVVIRPFLALCRTVARFDLRVIDGIVNFTGLFTRFLAWLVGIHDRVVVDGLVNGVADAVAAGGKNLSRLQTGRVGAYLAGLTVGVVLIAGFMFWMIGR